AGATTACATGTTCTTCTAGTTATGGATTTGCATGCTGATGTTGTTTTGATCTTGGATCTAATCACATTTGGCATGATTTTGGAAGTCAAAGACTAATGAGGTAAAACATCAAGGGAATGTCTAGGTTTAAGACCAACTCGTGGGACAGAACCCTAGTCAGGAAATTGCAACGAGTCACTGTGTTGAATCCTTCGGTTTAGATTACCTCTGGTGTAAATCAGGAAATTATGTACAGCATTCTTTGATTAATAATTGTGCGGAAATTTCCACCATCTTTTGGTTGATGTTGCAAATGGCTTAGCTTTGCCATTTCaacaattttggaaattttggaaTCTGGATGCTGATTATAAGTGAGAAAATGAGGCAATAATCAAATTAATGTACTTAGCTTAACCCTTAATCTAGTGTCTCTTTTTCTACCTTGTGATCTACAATCAAAAGTGAGCAATTCGAAATGTCTCTCAGATCAATTGACTCTAGGACTTAAGTTTATAGTATGAGGTTTGTATACCATATGATGCTTCAAGTGGGTAGCCtattctcgaatggatccagtTCCCTGTCTTCTGTTGTCTTGACTATGTTTCCCCCTTGAAACTGGCTTGGCTGCGCATACCTGTCTAATATTGCTCATTTAAATAGAGGTCTAATCTTGTTCTCTTGCAAAATTAAGTCTTTTTGAATGataatttgattttaaaaaaaaaaacccctctaaTTTGATGGAAACCCTTAATACTTGTTTCAACGAACAACAAATCGTTAGCTATCTATCTAATTATTGATATAACTTCCTAACCATTTCATATGTGCACACATCTATTAGATTTTGTTTAGAGTGCTCCATCTATTACCTTTTTCCATTTCCTCCGTATGAAACCTTAGGCAAAGATTCTCATATGGCATATCGCGGACATCCAATAACGAGTTGTGAACAATAATTTGCTGCAGATGCGAGTCTACTTCAAGGCTTAAACAGTTACCGAGCATCCCTAAGCCTGAGCACACTAACCGACAGCAGCAATGCTGATTGTTTTGCCAAACAAGTAGCAACCCAGTTCAAGGGCCAGCCGTGTTCAAACACTACCGGAGCAGACACTATCCCGGGCACTGAGGCTCAGTTTGCCAACTACCCAGACCTACTTACCGGATGCCACCTTAACATCACTGACACCAAAGATGGGCAAATTATGCCCGTTTGCGTTCCCAACTTGGTCCCAAGCCTTGTGCTCACGAACTATACAGAGACTCAGTACAACCAGTATCTCAATGAAAGCTCTTTCACAGGAGCTGGGATTGGTTCATATGGCAATTGGATTGTGGTTGTCTTAAGCACAAACACCGTTGGAGGGGACTTTGCTACCGCGGAGAACAGCAAAGCAAGTTTGTTTTCTATTATTGGGTTGGCACAAAACTTGTTTCCTTGGTTGTTGGGTTTCATTCTTTACCTGTGAACCAAGGTTTGTATGTTCAAAGCATTGATTCTTTTCCCCTAATTTCTGATAGTTTTTGGTTGATGACAGACTCACATGCTGCTTAAAACCTTTTGAGAATGGATAATTGTATGAGATCAGACTCTGAGAATATGAATTTGCTTTCCTGTTGATGCCGCGTACAACCATTAACCACATGTGGTCGTTTCTCTTATAAAAAGCAGTTTATGATAATTGTTCTGCAAACTGTTTTTTCAATAGCTACCAAACAGTGCCTTCACATTTTGAGTAGTGCTATAGTAAACAGATATTTACTTGCATGTTCAAGAAGAGAATCAATTTACAGAAGTGCCAATACTCAGGAAATTCCCGATAGCATAGTCAACGAATCTCATTCAAGcttgattttccttttcttttggcaAGGATGTAAGCACCATAACAGAGATCAGGGATCAAAGATAAAGCAAAAAGCATCAAGAACGAACCTCATCACTACAACCTACTCTGAGTAGGCAAAAGCACCACCTAACTAACAAAACCTTGGGTGCAACTCAGACCACAATATCTCGGAAGACCATAAAGATCGCTACTGCATTTGAAAATTGTACAAAAACTTGCACCTCAACTGTGAATTTGTGAAATTGCTGATCAAAGCAAAAGGAACACGGGTTCCAGGTCCTCATGTCAGTATTTTCCTTGTAGGCCAAATAATTTAACCTTTCATCCCGGAAAGGAACATGTTTATGAGGTTTAGCCATCAGAAGCAAACGAGGACTGCAGTTGACTTCAACAAAAGCAGCACGTTGAGGAATAATACTATTCTATCAGAACATTTCCCCAAGACTGCCATTTTCCATCTTCTCCAAGTCTTCTTGTGACAATAGGGTTTTCCTACCACTTCCACCACTCTTATCGTAAGGTTGAGCCATCTTGCGTAAAAACtgcaaattgaagaagaaaacaagtaaCTATACACTGGTTGAACACTTCTGAGCTTACTGCGTTAAGAAGttgtcaaaagaaaaaccaagaaaacaTTTTTCTGGCCCTCTATTTGGCTTCCTAGTTTGGCCGGAAGAGATAAAAGAatccaaggaaaagaaaaagtgcaaagttaatTTCTCCCCACTCTTTTACACTCTTTCCTCTTCTCgtttatttcctttttcctaTGTTAGTTTGTGTTACCTTACTagtggaaggaaagaaaaagaaggggaatgatgaaaataatgaaaattgaAGCAACTTAGCACTAACCAAAACCATCTTAAGAATATACAGTTGCGTGAAATTTCAGGGACAATATAtaaattttcagatgaaaacaATGTCAACAATAATGGAAGACCGTCAAACTATATTTGGTCCTATTTAcgagagagagaatccaaactgagccttaagtTCAAATCAAGTGGGGTGAGGTATTTACGATAGAGATCCTAGGAAAAATTCGAAGCTCAAACCCATACCAACTTGTCTCAAGTCTACTGTTCGTGCCACTAACTACTTCTGCATTGAAGATTTGTAGTCAGTCCAGAATGCCTCTGTAGTCTTTCTAGAATGCCTCTGTAGTCTTTCTAATCCGTGAATGGACAATGAAACACATCATGAACCACTTCTTTAGGATCATGACAGAACAACGGCAAATCCAAACAACTTGTATGTCATTTAGAATTGTGAAAATTTAATAACTGTGTAGTAGTAAGGACATACCTCTCGCGCTATATGCGCAGCCATGTCAGTACTCAAGTTTAGATGAGCATCGCGCAAATGTGACAGTATCCATCCTGGTAATTTAGAACGTTTGTCATGACGGCTGTACCTAATAAATTACCGGCGAGAGGGCATCAGACAACAAAAAGAATATAAGTTTCTGAATATGACAAGTAATTTTGAGTTCATAATGTATCTCCAGACACTACTTAAGGTCgccttcaagaacaagaaagccGAACAAAAGACTATTCCATAACCGACTCTTGTTGCTGCTACAATGAATGAAAAGGTAGTTCACATGCTTATGATAATCCATGTTACACTAGACAATGATGAATGTTAGTACCTTACATACTAGCGACAGAGATGAGTAGAAACTTACAATTTACATGCATCTGGTACATGTATCTTCTTCAAATACCTTAGAACGTCTTTTTCAATTTACTTTCACAACTTCCTACCTTCTAAGTAGGATTATTTGTTGATATGAAGCCAATAACGAGAGCAACCTAAATTTAAATTGAACAGAAtataatttgaacaacaatcCCAAATATCAATCTGGTTGTCCAAGAATTTGTATGATTAAATAACACCTTTGGCTCTGGGGGTAGATTTTTTACTAGCACGCAAAATCTCAGATCTGCATGCGTGAAATAGGAACAGAATTAGTTAGTTTCATAGAAGAATAccttttatcggcaaaaatcATCATCCCATAATCTGCCTTTGAACGGATCACTCGCCCAACGCATTGAGCAGCTTGTCTCTGAGTAGATGTAGCCCAAGAAATGAAGCTCAGATGTTTCAAACAAACATTACCACAATAATTACGTAACAAAAAAGCGTGCAATAGAAAATACCAAAGCATCGAATGTCAGGAAATCGCCTTCTTTTATTTGGAAAGTTTCTCTTAAGTACTCCAATCGTGCACCCAATATTCTGCAATCACCAGGCACCAGGCTTAGGCAACACACTTCATATAAATAATTTAACAGTAACGAGTAAACACATCCTTGTTCCTCACCAAAATTTTTGAAGGATCAAGgatggaaaaggaaaacaattgaGTGAATCACCTGCTTAATGTATACTGAAAAGGAACACCGAACATGATAACTAGTCTGCCATAATGTCGATCAAAATCGATACCTTCTGCCACTTTGCCCCTACAAGAATTCAGAAAGAGATTAATTACAAACTCTCAGACAACCTGATCAGTTGCCTCCAACTTTTCTAATTTCTCCATATAAATATGAATAAGTTATTATAGCTATGACAAAACATGCAGTTTTTCTTTACCATGCAGGAAATGAGTGCCTAGTTATCATAGGTAAAATCCCAACGCTAGGCTCTTTCTCCACTAATCTAAGAGAGAAAGAAGCCTTGAGCTAGCTTTCTCTATATAGATTACAAAACCAACGAGGAAACTTAATCCAGGGCTAGAAAATCTTTCAGAGATCCCCGTGGCCCGTACCACACAGTATTTTGATCAAGGGAGACGTTTTACCTATCAAAAACAAAGTACAAGCTTAGCTTACCTACCATAAAGAAACTCAAGACTCGAGTTAGAGCGCCTGGTGTGACCAACCCAAAAACCGTGCACTGTATTTCTTACATGGAATATATGAAGCTTACAGAGACAGTGATGTGAAGATCCCCGAATTCCAATGGCTGCGAGGACTTCATTTTGCTACAAGCGGCGACTCCAGGAATTGTGGAAGTGGtgtcattcaaaaaattttagCATAACACCTCGCATTCATTGCATGTCTTTAATAGACTTACTCTACAATTCTCAGCTCACACGAAGAAATATGAGGATTTAAGGACATGAACTTTATAATTGACGTCGAGCAAACTTGTACTATTTTCTCACAAGTCCGAGGCTTCATCGTTAATTCTGTGGATTATCGTACTGGTAATAATGTATCATCAGACAATTTTTGTGgatttgtaaatttatttttgcaaatAATGTACTAGTACTATTTTCTAGGCCCACAGTATGAATggagaaagtaaaaaaagtaaaGGTGGATTTCAATAGTAACATGGAGACAGAGAGGGACTATGCTAtgggtttggtttgtttttctcatGTTTTAAAACAGGATGAGGTGGATAAACGACAGCCCTTTGGATCTTTTCTCGGAAATCTATGGGTTCAATGGTTTTTTCGAGTGGTATAAGCATAcattttttaaaagcaaaaataTTATACTCAAGAAAATGTAGAATTTTGCACCCTATTGGGTTGATCTGACACCACAGCTATAGAGCTGGCATCGCCCCTGGCTACAATCATACATAGTATCTTAAAAGTGGAACACAATTGAAAAGAGGGCCAAGTATGTCATACTCTGTTAAGAGCTTGTCCAACATCAACACTAACATCTTCAAGACTAGTATAGTAGTATGTAAGCCTTGCACTCTTGGTCAAAtaattttgagttggatgcttcaaCTGGCATCACAGCAAGGTTTGGGCGGTTCACTTCGGGCAAGGCTCTATTTCATTACTGATCTACTCCCCCATGTTTGTTCAAGATGTACGCCTCTTCAACATGCATGGTTTGCCTCTCCACATGGGAATTTGAGCAGATATGTTGGGGAGTGTTAAGACTAAGAGGTTGCCCCACATAGGTTGAGTAACACCCGAAAAACTAGTGTATGGGTTGtggtggcctctccactcaggGACAATCAGTTCTGAGTTGGATGGTGTAACCCACTCGATTATGGTTtcatttataaataaaaaaagggagcTCTTGTTCAAGTCCCCAAGTTCAAACTTCACCACACAGACAGAAACAAAGTGAGCTGTCAAATGGGGTCTACCTGGCAACAGAGAAAAATACAGCACCTCTCCCGCAATCACAAGCCTTGCGATAGTTGTCCAGAGCCAACGTAGTTTCCACCACATCCTGAGTCTCAATGAAGACAAGCTTATGTTGCATTATTTCCTGAAAGAAGGGGGGCAGGGAGGAAGCAGCAAAAGAAAGCCAGATTGAGAAAGCATGAAACTAGATACTAAAGATTTGGACGAGGAACTTCCTGTTAAAAACACAGAACTTATCAATTCCCACAGAACATTTCACCTACGGATAATTAGAAAGTATCAACCACGTTGCTTTGGAAAAAATATTCCAGAATAGGACTTTAATGTGACCAAAAATACAAAGGAAGGGATTTTCTGCAAAAAGCTTGCCAAAAGATATCAGAGATGATAGATTATCACCTTCAAAATTCCCTTCTCATTCCAACTATTGACAATTCCATCCATATATGAGTAACTGACGAAAAAACACACTATTCCATCTGGAACAATAGACACCATC
The sequence above is a segment of the Rhododendron vialii isolate Sample 1 chromosome 13a, ASM3025357v1 genome. Coding sequences within it:
- the LOC131313538 gene encoding uncharacterized GPI-anchored protein At5g19250-like; protein product: MGFLYRLHLLLLVLLHAILLLPNQVQSQDASLLQGLNSYRASLSLSTLTDSSNADCFAKQVATQFKGQPCSNTTGADTIPGTEAQFANYPDLLTGCHLNITDTKDGQIMPVCVPNLVPSLVLTNYTETQYNQYLNESSFTGAGIGSYGNWIVVVLSTNTVGGDFATAENSKASLFSIIGLAQNLFPWLLGFILYL